The proteins below are encoded in one region of Bacteroides uniformis:
- a CDS encoding glycerate kinase family protein, with product MKPQKIVIAIDSFKGCLTSAEAGEAAAQGVHAACPECQTIVLPVADGGEGMLDVLLAASNGKRITVRAHDPLMQPCDASYGISGDGNTAFVEMAAISGLPLVPADKRNPMKTTTFGTGELIHDALERGCLRFVIGLGGSATNDAGLGMLQALGFRFFDKEGHEVGSMEKGIALCGALLSEISSIDSSSAHPALKKACFTTACDVRNPFFGPNGAAHVFAPQKGADADMVKELDIAMQHLSDVIFHTTGKDVSLHPGAGAAGGMGGGLHAFLDAQLKPGIELLLETLDFAEKIKDADLLITGEGKSDRQTLMGKVPSGILQEARRQHIPVILLAGAIEDAGILNAAGFRGVFSITPSPISLEQAMQPEFAQENIQRTVEQICRIFF from the coding sequence ATGAAGCCTCAAAAGATAGTGATTGCCATCGATTCCTTCAAAGGATGCCTCACCTCGGCAGAAGCCGGAGAAGCTGCCGCCCAAGGGGTACATGCCGCATGTCCCGAATGCCAAACCATCGTGCTCCCCGTGGCCGACGGTGGAGAAGGCATGCTCGACGTCCTACTTGCAGCCAGTAACGGAAAACGTATCACCGTCCGTGCCCACGACCCGTTGATGCAACCGTGCGATGCCAGTTACGGCATCTCCGGAGACGGCAATACCGCATTCGTAGAAATGGCTGCCATCAGCGGCCTGCCACTGGTTCCTGCCGACAAAAGGAATCCGATGAAAACCACCACCTTCGGAACGGGCGAACTGATACACGATGCCTTGGAACGGGGATGCCTCCGTTTCGTCATCGGACTTGGAGGGAGCGCCACGAACGATGCCGGTCTGGGAATGCTGCAAGCATTGGGATTCCGTTTCTTCGATAAAGAAGGACACGAAGTGGGAAGCATGGAAAAAGGCATCGCCCTATGCGGTGCCCTTCTATCGGAAATCAGCTCCATAGACAGCTCTTCTGCCCATCCCGCACTGAAAAAGGCATGTTTCACGACGGCGTGTGATGTACGCAATCCTTTCTTCGGTCCCAATGGAGCAGCCCACGTATTCGCTCCCCAAAAAGGAGCAGACGCGGATATGGTGAAGGAACTGGATATTGCCATGCAGCATCTTTCAGACGTCATATTCCACACTACCGGCAAAGACGTATCCTTGCATCCCGGTGCCGGTGCGGCAGGCGGTATGGGGGGCGGTCTCCACGCATTTCTGGATGCACAGTTGAAACCCGGCATAGAGCTTCTTTTGGAAACTCTGGACTTTGCAGAAAAGATTAAGGATGCCGACCTCCTCATCACCGGAGAAGGGAAATCGGACCGGCAGACTCTTATGGGGAAAGTACCTTCGGGCATCTTGCAGGAAGCAAGGAGGCAACATATTCCCGTCATCCTGCTGGCAGGAGCGATAGAGGATGCCGGGATACTGAATGCAGCCGGATTCCGGGGCGTATTCTCCATTACCCCCTCTCCCATCTCTTTGGAGCAGGCCATGCAACCCGAGTTTGCTCAAGAAAATATCCAAAGGACAGTGGAGCAAATTTGCCGGATTTTCTTTTAA
- a CDS encoding IMPACT family protein, whose product MSEDTYKTIVAPSEGIYTEKRSKFIAIALPVRTVEEVKAHLETYQKKYYDARHVCYAYMLGHERKDFRANDNGEPSGTAGKPILGQINSNELTDILVIVVRYFGGIKLGTSGLIVAYKAAAAEAIAAATIIEKTVDEAVTFLFEYPFMNDVMRVVKEEEPEILEQSYDMDCRMTLRIRQSMMPKLRARLEKVETLRFE is encoded by the coding sequence ATGAGCGAAGATACGTATAAAACCATCGTTGCCCCTTCCGAGGGCATTTACACTGAAAAGCGCAGCAAGTTCATTGCTATTGCCCTGCCGGTGCGTACAGTAGAGGAGGTGAAGGCGCATCTGGAAACTTACCAGAAGAAATACTACGACGCCCGCCACGTGTGTTACGCCTACATGTTGGGCCATGAGCGGAAGGACTTCCGTGCCAACGACAACGGCGAGCCATCGGGTACGGCAGGCAAGCCGATTCTGGGACAAATCAATTCCAACGAACTGACGGATATTCTCGTCATCGTAGTGCGCTACTTCGGCGGTATCAAGTTGGGTACGAGTGGACTGATTGTAGCTTATAAGGCTGCTGCCGCCGAAGCCATTGCCGCTGCCACCATCATTGAAAAGACGGTAGATGAGGCGGTGACTTTCCTCTTCGAATACCCCTTCATGAACGATGTGATGCGGGTGGTGAAGGAGGAGGAGCCGGAAATTCTGGAACAGTCGTATGATATGGACTGCCGTATGACGCTCCGCATCCGTCAGTCCATGATGCCGAAGTTGCGGGCACGGTTGGAGAAAGTAGAAACATTAAGGTTTGAATAA
- a CDS encoding HpaII family restriction endonuclease — MAFSATKRELGELYTFFRLLADGAVSLGTPKAEKDETLRWPVALIQREEHDGTRRYYIEAQEVRIVSGTAGKDGSFVPGEKEELRFPREDFGDAAELVLHLLKNVSGEEVEVSEGLEAFLDAVNIFDLEAKTEDRTDFSVAFWHPEAPLTGFNVRCRLTPMNPLLDGGRTANLKLEQSGVKFAVPTVNKVNALPESPTEVAERMMMIERLGGVLKYADVADRVFRCNLLMIDLHFPRMLAEMVRLMHLDGITRISELTERIKEMNPLKIKDELINKHRFYEFKMKQFLLALALGMRPAKIYNGTDSAVEGIFLTDGSGQVLCYHKSRPQVFADFLYQNTRLEKGAVEKDKYGFLERENGVWYFKLNVKIGLVKR, encoded by the coding sequence ATGGCATTTAGTGCAACAAAAAGAGAACTGGGTGAGCTCTACACCTTCTTTCGCCTGCTGGCGGATGGAGCCGTGTCATTGGGCACACCGAAAGCTGAAAAAGACGAAACCCTGCGCTGGCCCGTTGCCTTGATACAGAGGGAAGAGCATGACGGTACGCGCCGTTACTATATCGAAGCGCAGGAAGTGCGCATTGTCAGCGGAACTGCCGGGAAGGACGGTTCGTTTGTTCCGGGCGAGAAGGAGGAACTGCGTTTCCCCCGCGAAGACTTTGGTGATGCGGCAGAGTTGGTTCTGCATCTGCTGAAGAACGTTTCGGGCGAGGAAGTGGAAGTGTCCGAAGGTTTGGAAGCCTTTTTGGATGCTGTCAACATCTTCGACCTGGAAGCAAAGACGGAGGACCGTACCGACTTCTCCGTTGCCTTCTGGCATCCCGAAGCACCTCTAACGGGCTTCAATGTCCGTTGTCGTCTTACCCCGATGAATCCGTTGCTGGACGGAGGGCGCACGGCGAATCTGAAGCTGGAGCAAAGCGGTGTCAAGTTTGCCGTGCCCACGGTGAACAAGGTGAATGCCCTGCCGGAATCTCCTACGGAAGTGGCAGAACGCATGATGATGATTGAGCGACTGGGCGGCGTGCTGAAGTATGCCGACGTTGCCGACCGCGTGTTCCGCTGCAACTTGCTGATGATAGACCTCCACTTCCCCCGCATGCTTGCCGAGATGGTACGCTTGATGCACTTGGACGGCATCACCCGCATCAGCGAATTGACGGAGCGCATCAAGGAGATGAATCCGTTGAAGATAAAGGACGAGTTGATAAACAAGCACCGCTTCTACGAGTTCAAGATGAAGCAGTTCCTGCTGGCACTTGCCCTCGGCATGCGCCCTGCCAAAATTTATAACGGTACGGACTCTGCCGTCGAAGGCATCTTCCTGACGGACGGCAGCGGGCAGGTACTTTGCTACCACAAATCCCGTCCGCAGGTCTTTGCAGACTTCCTCTATCAGAATACGCGTTTGGAGAAAGGTGCCGTAGAGAAAGATAAATACGGCTTCTTGGAGCGCGAGAACGGCGTCTGGTACTTCAAGCTGAATGTAAAGATTGGGCTGGTGAAACGGTGA
- a CDS encoding nitroreductase family protein — MNETLQTIKARRSVRAYTEQQVSAEDLNLILEAATYAPSGMHLETWHFTAIQNKEVLEELNDKIKGAFAKSDDLHTRERGHSQTYCCYYHAPTLVIVSNEPDKWWAGMDCACALENIFLAAKSLGIGSCWINQLGQTCDDPDVRAFLTKLGVPESHKVYGCAALGYAPADAPVKEKKVKEGTVTIIR, encoded by the coding sequence ATGAACGAGACATTACAAACCATCAAGGCACGCCGCAGCGTCCGTGCCTATACGGAACAGCAAGTTTCCGCAGAAGATTTGAACCTTATCCTTGAGGCGGCTACCTATGCTCCCAGTGGTATGCATTTGGAGACGTGGCACTTTACCGCCATCCAGAATAAGGAGGTGCTGGAAGAGCTGAACGATAAAATCAAAGGTGCCTTTGCCAAGAGTGACGACCTCCATACACGGGAGCGTGGACACAGCCAGACTTATTGTTGCTACTATCATGCCCCCACGTTGGTCATTGTCTCCAATGAGCCGGACAAGTGGTGGGCCGGTATGGATTGTGCCTGCGCCTTGGAGAACATTTTTCTTGCAGCCAAGTCCCTCGGCATCGGTTCCTGCTGGATTAACCAGTTGGGGCAGACCTGCGACGACCCCGATGTCCGCGCTTTCTTGACAAAGCTGGGTGTACCCGAGAGCCATAAGGTATATGGCTGCGCAGCCCTGGGATATGCTCCCGCCGATGCTCCGGTGAAGGAGAAAAAGGTGAAGGAAGGTACGGTGACCATCATCCGCTAA
- a CDS encoding TonB-dependent receptor, which translates to MKTQLFLLLLALSVLRTQAQSLSIKGRVTDASQEAVVAANVSLWTIDSTLVTGVTSDAQGKFALPKIKAGDYRLSISFIGLQSENILLKLNKSLDLGDVQLQEDAVSLGEVTVSASNVLQRVDRQIILPSESQLKRSFGAYDLLNNLGIARLQVDNLSNSMSVSGGGAVQTRINGIKVTDKEIAAVRAKDVLRVEFIEDPGKQYGDDELGAVVNIILRRRETGGVVNFQLSDSPHTLWGENFLSAKFNYKNSEWGIDYFNKNGKYHSRLESHETFYLGDRTIDRIKEGIEDESPSLSFINNLNLTYNLTKADKYVFNAIFRNNLSNTPYQNELNKMWAAGSTESIYSYVNNHTSSYSPVLDLYFQHTLPHQQSIQVNVTGTLIHTKNNRKYKEYKDENAPLADIQTLVDGDKRSVIGEAIYEKNFKEVKLSGGARHYQMRTENEYKGSNPTTSKMDQSQTSAFFEVQGKVKDFSYAGSVGMTRAWFKESEEDHAYYTFTPTMRLSYNLKKAGFLRYRFNISPAIPSLGSLTDVEQAMDTIQIVRGNPLLKTYQQFTNSLSYSYSKKQFNANLSVRHQYYDNPIMESIFVEDGKLILKDENQRSFQSLNAELMVGINGATLFGLKDFLTLYASGGYTRSWSEGLNYSHMYDEFYYSVMAQVQYKDFSLLGQFRKVQNNFFGETIKKNENQTAFMAMYTRRNLQAGIGIMFPFTNNYKVGKERISEVAPFRSETFVRETGQMVVLRMGYTFEFGRKHKAGNKGLNNSDTDSGIINMQR; encoded by the coding sequence ATGAAAACCCAACTTTTTTTACTATTGCTTGCCCTCTCCGTACTCCGTACGCAGGCACAGAGCCTCTCCATCAAAGGACGCGTCACGGACGCCTCGCAAGAGGCAGTTGTAGCCGCCAATGTGTCATTATGGACTATAGACTCTACTTTGGTGACCGGAGTAACCTCGGATGCACAAGGCAAGTTCGCCCTCCCTAAAATCAAGGCAGGCGATTACCGCCTTTCCATCTCCTTTATCGGCCTCCAAAGTGAAAACATACTGCTGAAACTGAATAAAAGCCTCGACCTGGGCGATGTACAGTTGCAGGAAGATGCCGTGAGCCTCGGTGAAGTGACGGTATCTGCCAGCAATGTGCTGCAACGGGTAGACCGGCAAATCATCCTGCCTTCCGAAAGCCAGCTGAAACGCTCGTTCGGTGCCTACGACTTGCTGAACAATCTCGGCATTGCCCGTCTGCAAGTGGACAATCTGAGCAACAGCATGAGCGTCAGCGGTGGTGGGGCCGTACAAACCCGTATCAACGGCATTAAAGTGACAGACAAGGAGATAGCGGCCGTCAGAGCCAAAGACGTACTGCGTGTGGAGTTCATCGAAGACCCCGGCAAGCAGTACGGAGACGATGAACTGGGCGCCGTAGTCAACATTATCCTGCGCCGCCGCGAAACGGGCGGTGTTGTGAACTTCCAACTCTCCGATTCGCCCCACACCCTATGGGGAGAGAATTTCCTGAGCGCGAAGTTCAATTACAAGAACTCCGAATGGGGCATCGACTACTTCAACAAGAACGGCAAGTATCACAGCCGCCTCGAATCCCATGAAACCTTCTATCTGGGCGACCGCACCATCGACCGCATCAAGGAAGGCATCGAAGACGAGTCTCCCTCCCTGAGCTTCATCAACAACCTGAATCTGACGTACAATCTGACGAAAGCGGACAAATATGTATTCAATGCCATCTTCCGTAACAACCTCAGCAATACCCCCTACCAGAATGAGCTGAACAAGATGTGGGCAGCGGGCAGCACGGAGTCCATCTATTCATACGTCAACAACCACACATCCAGCTACTCTCCGGTGCTCGACCTTTACTTCCAGCATACCCTGCCCCATCAGCAGAGCATCCAGGTGAATGTAACGGGAACGCTCATCCATACCAAGAACAACCGGAAATACAAGGAGTACAAAGACGAGAACGCACCGCTGGCAGACATCCAGACATTGGTGGACGGTGACAAGCGCTCCGTCATTGGCGAAGCCATCTATGAAAAGAACTTCAAGGAGGTGAAGCTGAGCGGCGGTGCCCGCCACTATCAGATGCGGACAGAGAATGAGTATAAAGGTTCCAACCCTACCACTTCGAAGATGGACCAGTCGCAGACATCCGCTTTCTTCGAGGTGCAGGGCAAGGTAAAGGACTTCAGCTATGCGGGCAGTGTAGGAATGACACGTGCCTGGTTCAAGGAAAGTGAGGAAGACCATGCTTACTATACCTTCACGCCCACCATGCGGTTGAGCTATAATCTGAAGAAGGCGGGATTCCTGCGCTACCGGTTCAACATCAGTCCTGCCATACCGTCGCTCGGCTCGCTGACTGATGTGGAGCAGGCGATGGACACGATACAGATAGTCCGCGGAAACCCGTTGCTGAAAACGTATCAACAGTTCACGAACTCCTTGTCTTACAGCTATTCGAAGAAGCAGTTCAACGCCAATCTGAGCGTGCGCCACCAGTATTATGACAATCCCATCATGGAAAGCATCTTCGTGGAGGACGGCAAACTGATACTGAAAGATGAAAACCAGCGGTCGTTCCAAAGCCTGAATGCGGAACTGATGGTCGGCATTAACGGCGCTACGCTGTTCGGGCTGAAGGATTTCCTGACGCTTTATGCTTCGGGAGGATATACGCGCAGTTGGTCGGAAGGTTTGAACTATAGCCATATGTACGATGAATTCTATTACAGCGTGATGGCGCAAGTGCAATATAAAGACTTCTCGCTGCTCGGGCAGTTCCGGAAAGTGCAGAACAATTTCTTCGGCGAAACCATCAAGAAGAACGAAAACCAGACGGCATTCATGGCAATGTACACCCGGCGGAACCTTCAGGCGGGAATCGGCATTATGTTTCCTTTCACCAATAACTATAAGGTGGGAAAAGAAAGAATCAGTGAAGTGGCTCCTTTCCGTTCCGAAACATTCGTCAGGGAGACGGGACAGATGGTCGTACTGCGCATGGGCTATACATTCGAGTTCGGACGCAAGCACAAGGCAGGCAACAAGGGGCTGAACAACAGTGATACGGACAGCGGCATCATCAATATGCAGCGATAA